A DNA window from Streptomyces sp. B21-083 contains the following coding sequences:
- a CDS encoding SAM-dependent methyltransferase, translating to MISIEHSGDSAVSHDDPTPSVGTGARARAHIDTTKPHSARFWNYFVGGKDNYEVDREIGDHIKEIFPGLVDVAVTSRNFLGRAVRYLADEQGVRQFLDVGTGLPTADNTHEVAQRAAPDARIVYVDNDPIVLAHADALLGSTPEGRTVYLNADLYAPETILAAAADTLDLSRPVALMILNTLGHVADHDQARDLVSRLMAGLPSGSHLVVSDSTATSEGMIAASDAYNASGAVPYYVRSIGEIAAFFDGLDLVDPGVVQVPEWRPDLRGPAGPTTAVDAYCGVGRKP from the coding sequence ATGATCAGCATCGAACACTCAGGAGACTCCGCCGTGTCGCACGACGACCCCACCCCCTCGGTCGGTACCGGCGCCCGGGCGCGGGCGCACATCGACACCACCAAGCCGCACTCGGCCCGCTTCTGGAACTACTTCGTCGGCGGCAAGGACAACTACGAGGTCGACCGGGAGATCGGGGACCACATCAAGGAGATCTTCCCCGGCCTCGTCGACGTGGCCGTCACGAGCCGGAACTTCTTAGGACGAGCCGTCCGCTACCTGGCCGACGAGCAGGGCGTACGCCAGTTCCTGGACGTCGGCACCGGGCTCCCGACCGCCGACAACACCCACGAGGTCGCGCAGCGTGCCGCCCCGGACGCCCGGATCGTGTACGTCGACAACGACCCCATCGTGCTGGCCCACGCGGACGCCCTGCTCGGCAGCACCCCCGAGGGCCGGACCGTCTATCTCAACGCCGACCTGTACGCCCCCGAGACCATCCTCGCAGCGGCGGCCGACACCCTCGACCTCTCCCGGCCGGTCGCCCTGATGATCCTCAACACGCTCGGCCATGTCGCCGACCACGACCAGGCACGCGACCTGGTGAGCCGGCTGATGGCGGGCCTGCCGTCCGGCAGTCATCTGGTGGTCAGCGACAGCACCGCCACCAGCGAGGGCATGATCGCCGCGTCGGACGCCTACAACGCGAGCGGCGCCGTCCCGTACTACGTACGGAGCATCGGGGAGATCGCCGCCTTCTTCGACGGCCTCGACCTGGTGGACCCGGGTGTGGTCCAGGTGCCGGAGTGGCGCCCCGACCTCCGGGGCCCGGCCGGCCCCACCACAGCCGTCGACGCCTACTGCGGAGTGGGCCGCAAGCCCTGA
- a CDS encoding glycine-rich domain-containing protein: MTTTQKRPATDARALLSADMRATLVSNMRVRFPQLTEGKTDRGVGQMLAFLAACDYAGRPLSPSPLVDDFWHAFLLHTKAYQQFCEQRFGRFLHHQPGFLDKEEHGGGKALRARTVDAITLAGYEIDMEFWPELDLADCSQCHANCSDSPNHP; this comes from the coding sequence GTGACCACAACGCAGAAACGCCCCGCAACCGACGCTCGCGCCCTGCTCAGCGCGGACATGCGGGCAACCCTCGTATCCAACATGCGCGTCAGGTTCCCGCAGCTCACCGAAGGGAAGACGGACCGGGGCGTCGGCCAGATGCTCGCCTTCCTCGCTGCGTGCGACTACGCGGGCAGGCCGCTCAGCCCCTCGCCGCTCGTCGACGACTTCTGGCATGCCTTCCTGCTTCACACCAAGGCGTATCAGCAGTTCTGCGAGCAGAGGTTCGGCCGGTTCCTGCACCACCAGCCCGGATTCCTCGACAAGGAAGAGCACGGCGGGGGCAAGGCGTTGCGCGCCCGTACCGTCGACGCGATCACTCTCGCCGGGTACGAGATCGACATGGAGTTCTGGCCCGAGTTGGACCTCGCCGACTGCTCGCAGTGCCACGCGAACTGCTCGGACAGCCCCAACCATCCCTGA
- the nirD gene encoding nitrite reductase small subunit NirD: MTLAPETTDLKIQLRIANGGSSDDSWFTVCDLNVLLPGRGVAALLPDGRQAAVFRDRAGNLYAIDNRDPFGGAAVLSRGLTGTHQGRPYVASPLLKQRFDLESGRCLDDEAVAVTAYEVRAAA, from the coding sequence ATGACCCTGGCACCCGAGACGACCGACCTGAAGATCCAGCTGCGCATCGCCAACGGCGGGAGCAGTGACGACAGTTGGTTCACGGTCTGTGACCTGAACGTGCTGCTGCCCGGCCGCGGTGTGGCGGCCCTGCTGCCGGACGGCCGGCAGGCCGCCGTCTTCCGCGACCGCGCCGGCAACCTGTACGCCATCGACAACCGCGACCCGTTCGGCGGCGCGGCGGTCCTCTCCCGAGGACTGACGGGCACCCACCAGGGCCGCCCGTACGTCGCCTCCCCGCTCCTGAAGCAGCGCTTCGACCTGGAGTCGGGCCGCTGCCTGGACGACGAGGCGGTGGCTGTGACGGCGTACGAGGTGCGCGCCGCCGCCTGA
- the nirB gene encoding nitrite reductase large subunit NirB, producing MTATDGATPTIVLVGHGMVGQRFLEALADRGLTAAHRVVVLCEEPRPAYDRVALTSYFSGKTPEDLSMTDMAFIEKEGIELHIGDPAETIDREAKRVTARSGLVVDYDVLVLATGSYPFVPPVPNKDAEGCFVYRTIEDLLAIEEYASTRTTGAVVGGGLLGLEAAGALKGLGLTSHIVEFAPRLMPVQVDDGGGAALLRTIEDMGLSVHTGVGTQEIVVGEDGAVTGMKLSDGSELATDLVVFSAGVRPRDQLARDCGLSVGERGGIAVDEQCRTVNDPHVFAIGECALASDGRVYGLVAPGYEQAETAAAAIAADEAEELLTFTGADLSTKLKLLGVDVASFGDAHGATEDSLDVVYSDSRSGLYKKLVIGRDGTLLGGILVGDAEAYGTLRAFTGTVPPVSPESLVLPAGAGGPVQLGPTALPDDAIICSCNNVRKGTIRGAVTEHNCTTVPEVKKCTKAGTTCGSCVKVLGQLVTAELEASGVVVDKGLCGCFSQTREELYEIVLALRINTYQDLLDRYGRDNAKGGDGCDVCKPAVGSIIASLAPTIGASGYVLDGEQAALQETNDHFLANLQKNGSYSVVPRIPGGEITPEGLIVIGEIARDFGLYTKITGGQRIDMFGARVEQLPLIWTRLVDAGFESGHAYGKSLRTVKSCVGQTWCRYGVQDSVRMAIDLELRYRGLRSPHKLKSAVSGCARECAEAQSKDFGIIATSGGWNLYVGGNGGATPRHADLLAQDLNDAELIRLIDRFLMFYIRTADRLERTSTWLERIPGGLDHVRDVVVEDSLGICEELESLMTSHVAHYRDEWADTINDPEKLSRFVSFVNAPDTPDPVVGFVPERDQIKPDLPLLSIGLRPADDVLEGSAQR from the coding sequence ATGACCGCCACTGATGGGGCCACCCCCACGATCGTCCTCGTCGGCCACGGCATGGTCGGCCAGCGCTTCCTCGAAGCGCTCGCCGATCGCGGCCTGACCGCCGCGCACCGCGTGGTCGTGCTGTGCGAGGAGCCACGTCCGGCGTACGACCGTGTCGCGCTGACCTCGTACTTCTCGGGCAAGACGCCCGAGGACCTCTCGATGACGGACATGGCGTTCATCGAGAAGGAGGGCATCGAGCTGCACATCGGTGACCCCGCGGAGACCATCGACCGCGAGGCGAAGCGGGTGACCGCCCGCTCGGGTCTGGTCGTCGACTACGACGTCCTCGTCCTCGCCACCGGCTCCTACCCGTTCGTCCCGCCGGTCCCCAACAAGGACGCCGAGGGCTGCTTCGTCTACCGCACCATCGAGGACCTTCTCGCCATCGAGGAGTACGCGAGCACCCGTACGACGGGTGCCGTGGTCGGTGGTGGACTGCTCGGACTTGAGGCGGCCGGTGCGCTCAAGGGCCTCGGACTCACCTCCCACATCGTCGAGTTCGCGCCGCGCCTGATGCCGGTGCAGGTCGACGACGGAGGCGGCGCGGCCCTGCTGCGCACCATCGAGGACATGGGCCTGTCCGTCCACACGGGCGTGGGCACGCAGGAGATCGTCGTCGGCGAGGACGGCGCGGTCACCGGCATGAAGCTGTCCGACGGTTCCGAACTCGCCACCGACCTGGTGGTGTTCAGCGCCGGTGTCCGGCCGAGGGACCAACTCGCCCGCGACTGTGGCCTTTCCGTCGGTGAGCGCGGCGGCATCGCGGTCGACGAGCAGTGCCGTACGGTCAACGACCCGCACGTCTTCGCGATCGGCGAGTGCGCGCTGGCCTCCGACGGCCGGGTGTACGGCCTGGTCGCCCCCGGTTACGAGCAGGCGGAGACCGCCGCCGCCGCCATCGCCGCGGACGAGGCCGAGGAGTTGCTGACCTTCACGGGCGCCGACCTCTCCACCAAGCTGAAGCTGCTCGGCGTCGACGTCGCGTCCTTCGGCGACGCGCACGGCGCCACCGAGGACAGCCTCGACGTCGTCTACTCCGACTCCCGCTCGGGTCTGTACAAGAAGCTCGTCATCGGCCGCGACGGCACGCTGCTCGGCGGCATCCTCGTCGGCGACGCGGAGGCCTACGGCACACTGCGCGCGTTCACCGGTACGGTCCCGCCGGTCTCCCCCGAGTCCCTGGTGCTCCCGGCCGGCGCCGGCGGCCCGGTCCAGCTCGGCCCGACCGCGTTGCCGGACGACGCGATCATCTGCTCCTGCAACAACGTCCGCAAGGGCACGATCCGCGGCGCGGTCACCGAGCACAACTGCACCACCGTGCCCGAGGTCAAGAAGTGCACCAAGGCCGGTACGACGTGCGGGAGTTGCGTCAAGGTTCTCGGTCAGCTCGTCACCGCCGAGCTGGAGGCGAGCGGTGTCGTCGTCGACAAGGGCCTCTGCGGCTGCTTCTCGCAGACCCGCGAGGAGCTGTACGAGATCGTCCTCGCCCTGCGCATCAACACCTACCAGGACCTGCTGGACCGCTACGGCCGCGACAACGCCAAGGGCGGTGACGGCTGCGACGTCTGCAAGCCGGCCGTCGGCTCGATCATCGCCTCCCTCGCCCCGACCATCGGCGCGAGCGGCTACGTCCTCGACGGCGAGCAGGCGGCGCTGCAGGAGACCAACGACCACTTCCTCGCCAACCTGCAGAAGAACGGCTCGTACTCGGTCGTCCCCCGCATTCCTGGCGGTGAGATCACCCCCGAGGGCCTGATCGTCATCGGGGAGATCGCCCGCGACTTCGGTCTCTACACGAAGATCACCGGTGGTCAGCGGATCGACATGTTCGGTGCGCGTGTCGAGCAACTCCCGCTGATCTGGACCCGGTTGGTGGACGCCGGCTTCGAGTCCGGTCACGCCTACGGCAAGTCGCTGCGTACGGTGAAGTCCTGTGTGGGCCAGACCTGGTGCCGCTACGGCGTCCAGGACTCGGTCCGGATGGCGATCGACCTGGAGCTGCGCTACCGGGGGCTCAGGTCGCCGCACAAGCTGAAGTCGGCGGTGTCCGGCTGCGCCCGCGAATGCGCCGAGGCCCAGTCCAAGGACTTCGGCATCATCGCCACCTCGGGCGGCTGGAACCTCTACGTCGGCGGCAACGGCGGCGCGACCCCGCGCCACGCGGACCTGCTGGCCCAGGACCTGAACGACGCCGAACTGATCAGGCTGATCGACCGGTTCCTGATGTTCTACATCCGCACGGCGGACCGTCTGGAGCGTACGTCGACCTGGCTGGAGCGGATCCCCGGCGGCCTGGACCACGTACGGGACGTGGTCGTGGAGGACTCCCTCGGCATCTGCGAGGAGTTGGAGTCGCTGATGACCTCACACGTCGCCCACTACCGCGACGAGTGGGCCGACACCATCAACGACCCCGAGAAGCTCTCCCGGTTCGTGTCCTTCGTGAACGCGCCGGACACCCCCGACCCGGTCGTCGGCTTCGTCCCCGAGCGCGACCAGATCAAGCCCGACCTGCCGCTGCTGTCCATCGGCCTGCGCCCCGCCGATGACGTCCTGGAAGGAAGTGCCCAGCGATGA
- a CDS encoding ATP-binding protein, with the protein MIERRRGATPVRCALPTSPAPILLLPGRAESAREAREFVREYMRHHAPDASQDYVENVVLVACELVTNSIRYGTEPGDQIRLVLDADDACTRVEVHDPVRRHPRVRPESQERDRGRGLIILDALCPERWGVIDIAFGKVVFGEVTAS; encoded by the coding sequence ATGATCGAACGCCGAAGGGGTGCGACGCCTGTGCGCTGCGCCCTGCCCACCAGCCCCGCGCCGATCCTGTTACTGCCCGGCCGGGCAGAATCAGCAAGAGAGGCACGCGAGTTCGTGCGCGAGTACATGAGACACCACGCACCGGACGCGTCCCAGGACTATGTCGAGAACGTCGTTCTTGTGGCGTGCGAGCTGGTGACCAACTCAATCCGGTACGGCACAGAGCCCGGGGACCAGATCCGACTTGTGCTCGACGCCGACGACGCCTGTACGCGGGTGGAGGTGCACGATCCTGTGCGACGTCATCCTCGCGTTCGGCCGGAATCCCAGGAGCGCGACAGGGGACGGGGCTTGATCATCCTGGACGCCCTGTGTCCCGAGCGTTGGGGCGTTATCGACATTGCATTCGGCAAGGTCGTCTTCGGGGAAGTGACGGCATCATGA
- a CDS encoding oxidoreductase, giving the protein MPGWNAQDIPDQSGRIAVVTGANSGLGYVTARELARKGARVVLACRSEARGNEAVGRLLAEVPDAIAEFWPLDLGNLDSVREFADELPYERIDLLVNNAGVMALPYGTTADGFETQFGVNHLGHFALTGLLFPTLLGTPGARIVNLSSGAHALGNIDIDDLNSERNYRRWTAYGRSKTANLLFTHELARRLAAIGSGVVAAAAHPGYAATNLQTAAPKMQGRRGAERLMEIGNRVFAQSAEAGALPTLYAATAPDVRPDAFIGPRILGWRGAPAKSWRASWTLNDQVGDRLWAASEQLTGVTYEGLKS; this is encoded by the coding sequence ATGCCGGGCTGGAACGCGCAGGACATCCCCGACCAGAGCGGCCGTATCGCCGTCGTCACCGGTGCCAACAGTGGTCTCGGGTACGTCACCGCGCGGGAGTTGGCGCGCAAGGGGGCGCGGGTGGTGCTCGCCTGCCGGAGCGAGGCGCGGGGGAACGAGGCGGTCGGGCGGCTGCTGGCCGAAGTGCCGGACGCCATCGCCGAGTTCTGGCCGCTGGACCTCGGGAACCTGGACTCCGTAAGGGAGTTCGCGGACGAGCTGCCCTACGAGCGGATCGACCTCCTCGTCAACAACGCGGGCGTGATGGCGTTGCCGTACGGGACGACGGCGGACGGGTTCGAGACGCAGTTCGGGGTCAACCACCTCGGGCACTTCGCGCTCACCGGGCTCCTGTTCCCGACGCTGCTCGGCACGCCCGGCGCCCGGATCGTGAACCTCTCCAGCGGGGCCCACGCCCTCGGCAACATCGACATCGACGACCTCAACAGTGAGCGGAACTACCGGCGTTGGACCGCGTACGGGCGTTCCAAGACGGCCAACCTGCTCTTCACGCACGAGCTGGCGCGCAGGCTGGCCGCCATCGGCTCCGGTGTCGTGGCCGCCGCCGCGCACCCCGGGTACGCCGCCACCAACCTGCAGACCGCCGCGCCGAAGATGCAGGGCCGCAGGGGCGCCGAGCGTCTCATGGAGATCGGCAACCGCGTCTTCGCCCAGTCCGCCGAGGCGGGCGCCCTGCCCACCCTCTACGCGGCCACGGCGCCGGACGTACGGCCCGACGCGTTCATCGGACCCAGGATCCTGGGCTGGCGCGGCGCGCCCGCCAAGTCGTGGCGGGCTTCCTGGACGCTCAACGACCAAGTGGGCGACCGGCTTTGGGCCGCCTCCGAGCAGCTCACCGGGGTGACGTACGAGGGCCTCAAGTCGTGA
- a CDS encoding phosphotransferase family protein yields MDRIAWHDLPAATHTAVERYTGPVEAAETAPHGVMSRLACIVRTGADRTFVKGTRHDDPQAWVYRHEAQVTRNAPLAPHLLWEVDAGEWLLYGYEYVDGRHPDLTPGSDDLARLMHTLTVLSEAPWPEALRKKPLHTRWAAFLPEDVPPGLQGRALAHTDLSPHNMLVTSVGELLLLDWALSCPAPAWADTALTIPRLISAGHTPVQAETIARQVPAYGKADPAAVTFFARTLYCAWEDWERTRPLPHRAALTAAARRWAAHREESPEQINVPGAPAKG; encoded by the coding sequence GTGGACCGCATCGCATGGCACGACCTACCGGCAGCGACGCATACCGCCGTCGAGCGGTACACCGGCCCCGTTGAAGCAGCCGAGACCGCGCCCCACGGCGTCATGTCCCGGCTCGCCTGCATCGTCCGTACCGGAGCGGATCGAACGTTCGTCAAGGGCACCCGACACGACGACCCGCAGGCGTGGGTGTATCGCCACGAGGCGCAGGTCACCCGAAACGCGCCGCTCGCACCCCACCTGTTGTGGGAGGTCGACGCCGGTGAATGGCTCCTGTACGGGTACGAGTACGTCGATGGCCGGCACCCGGACCTGACCCCGGGGTCCGACGATCTCGCCCGCCTCATGCACACCCTCACTGTCCTGTCCGAGGCCCCTTGGCCCGAGGCGCTGCGCAAGAAGCCGCTGCACACACGGTGGGCCGCATTTCTGCCCGAGGACGTGCCACCCGGACTGCAGGGCCGCGCGCTCGCCCACACCGACCTGTCCCCGCACAACATGCTGGTGACCTCCGTCGGCGAACTGCTGCTGCTGGACTGGGCCCTTTCCTGCCCTGCCCCGGCATGGGCTGACACCGCGCTGACGATCCCTCGGCTCATCTCCGCCGGCCATACACCGGTCCAGGCCGAGACGATCGCCCGGCAGGTTCCCGCGTACGGCAAAGCCGACCCCGCTGCCGTTACCTTCTTCGCACGCACCCTCTACTGCGCCTGGGAGGACTGGGAGCGCACACGCCCACTGCCTCACCGGGCCGCGCTGACCGCCGCTGCCCGGAGATGGGCCGCGCACCGTGAAGAGAGTCCCGAGCAGATCAACGTCCCCGGTGCCCCTGCCAAGGGTTAG
- a CDS encoding GNAT family N-acetyltransferase, with protein sequence MTRELSTPPAVPFGLLSGSPQPVLPAAQGQLLRPWEPADAPVFFSAYQDDEICRWHTRRPPTETRVLEWFDAYHQDWGSEKGGHWAVAREDGAVLGRIALRGFDFNDGVAHVSYWVLPTVRGRGVATSAMAALSTWALDEIGFHRLYLEHSTRNHASCGVATKSGYLLEGTQRSAAMHDDGRHDMHLHARIRGD encoded by the coding sequence GTGACTCGCGAATTGTCGACGCCGCCCGCAGTTCCCTTCGGTCTACTCTCGGGCTCCCCTCAGCCCGTTCTGCCCGCCGCTCAAGGTCAGTTGCTGCGACCCTGGGAACCGGCTGACGCTCCGGTGTTTTTCTCCGCCTACCAGGACGATGAGATCTGCCGCTGGCACACGCGCCGCCCTCCGACGGAGACTCGCGTCCTGGAGTGGTTCGATGCCTATCACCAGGACTGGGGAAGCGAGAAGGGCGGTCACTGGGCTGTCGCCCGCGAGGATGGTGCGGTCCTCGGCCGGATCGCGCTGCGCGGATTCGATTTCAACGACGGTGTCGCCCACGTCAGTTACTGGGTTCTCCCGACTGTCCGCGGCCGCGGTGTCGCGACCTCGGCGATGGCGGCACTCTCAACCTGGGCGCTGGATGAGATCGGCTTTCACCGCCTGTACCTGGAGCATTCGACGCGCAACCACGCCTCCTGCGGGGTTGCCACCAAGTCCGGCTACCTGCTCGAAGGAACCCAGCGCAGTGCGGCCATGCATGACGACGGCCGGCACGACATGCATCTGCACGCCCGAATCCGAGGGGATTGA
- a CDS encoding sensor histidine kinase, producing MSNETLLLVRRLRHGHWVALDVLVALLLAVAFASAAKLSNDLPQAVVALAALPVATRRGRPLPSLAVSLAPAVTALLLGVESACLPVAVVLYSVGAQEPRRRAVIGLTAALACVVAALLAAVWPFWTQALGSAGFGLALMGLSWTAGLAVREQQLHAARAAERAVVEERLRIARDLHDVVAHSMSLITMKAGVAGIVAETRPDEAREALRLIETTGRESMVEMRAMLGMLRSETGDLTPAPRLRDLHALAANAGIEVDLRVDTGDLPEGVGLAVYRIVQEALTNVVKHAGTGCRVRVAVPEPGVVEVEVSDGGRAAPRGGSGHGYGYGLLGMRERCLAYGGQLTAGPRPEGGFRVVARLPYAGKETP from the coding sequence ATGAGCAACGAGACCCTGCTGCTGGTGCGCAGGCTGCGCCACGGCCACTGGGTGGCTCTGGACGTGCTGGTCGCGCTCCTGCTCGCCGTCGCCTTCGCGTCCGCGGCCAAGCTGAGTAACGACCTGCCGCAAGCCGTCGTCGCCCTGGCCGCGCTGCCCGTCGCGACCCGGCGCGGTCGGCCTCTGCCGTCTTTGGCGGTCTCGCTGGCCCCGGCGGTCACCGCGCTGCTCCTGGGCGTGGAGTCCGCCTGTCTTCCGGTCGCCGTCGTGCTCTACTCGGTCGGCGCGCAGGAGCCGCGCAGGCGGGCCGTCATCGGCCTCACCGCCGCCCTGGCCTGCGTGGTCGCCGCGCTGCTGGCCGCCGTCTGGCCGTTCTGGACGCAGGCGCTGGGCAGCGCCGGGTTCGGTCTGGCCCTGATGGGCCTGTCCTGGACGGCGGGGCTGGCCGTCCGCGAGCAGCAGCTGCACGCGGCCCGTGCGGCGGAACGGGCCGTGGTCGAGGAGCGGCTGCGCATCGCCAGGGACCTGCACGACGTCGTCGCCCACAGCATGAGCCTGATCACGATGAAGGCGGGTGTCGCCGGGATCGTCGCCGAGACCCGGCCGGATGAGGCGCGCGAGGCGCTGCGGCTCATCGAGACCACCGGCAGGGAGTCGATGGTGGAGATGCGCGCCATGCTCGGCATGCTGCGCTCGGAGACCGGTGACCTGACCCCGGCGCCGCGGCTGCGCGACCTGCACGCGCTGGCCGCGAACGCGGGCATCGAGGTGGACCTCCGTGTCGACACCGGCGACCTGCCCGAGGGGGTGGGCCTCGCGGTGTACCGGATCGTTCAGGAGGCGCTGACCAACGTGGTCAAACACGCGGGAACCGGCTGCCGGGTGCGGGTCGCCGTACCCGAGCCAGGAGTGGTGGAGGTCGAGGTGTCCGACGGCGGCCGGGCAGCCCCGCGCGGCGGCAGCGGGCACGGGTACGGGTACGGACTGCTCGGCATGCGCGAACGCTGCCTGGCCTATGGCGGGCAGCTGACCGCGGGCCCCCGCCCCGAGGGCGGCTTCCGCGTGGTGGCGCGCCTGCCCTACGCGGGCAAGGAGACGCCGTGA
- a CDS encoding NAD(P)/FAD-dependent oxidoreductase, producing the protein MTSNARVVVIGAGLAGVRLARRLGELGLSASDVVLVGEEEHRPYNRVLLAEVLAGRYAPEVIALPSPDRLVRARAERIDRTERIVHCSDGSSIAYETLVLATGSNPVLPPLRGLFTPDHELPEGVHAFRTMDDCLGLSKAVRPGVKAVVIGGGLLGVSAARALAVRGAQVVLAQQAERLMERQLDPGASALVLRHLNELGVEVHTECRVRDVRCVGGRVRSVELADHYALDADLVVLACGVHPKVGLARDAGLAVHKGILVDDELRTSDPHIRALGDCSQHQGTIYGLATPALEQADVLAELIAGDAAEAGHTGGLGDTGARYTGTRALTRLTLTDFTADTGNPFDLAAFGEPTPRPGDDVIQLADATRGTYRKVVVRDDRLVGGVLVGELGTVGALARAWEGAEPLPSDGGPLLHLLTNDGGS; encoded by the coding sequence ATGACCTCGAATGCGCGTGTGGTGGTGATCGGCGCCGGGCTCGCGGGCGTACGACTCGCCCGGCGACTCGGCGAGCTCGGCCTGTCCGCCTCGGACGTCGTGCTCGTCGGTGAGGAGGAGCACCGCCCGTACAACAGGGTGCTGCTCGCCGAGGTTCTCGCCGGGCGGTACGCCCCCGAGGTGATCGCCCTGCCGTCGCCGGACCGGCTGGTCCGGGCCCGGGCCGAGCGGATCGACCGGACCGAGCGGATCGTGCACTGCTCCGACGGTTCCTCGATCGCGTACGAAACGCTGGTGCTGGCGACGGGGTCCAACCCCGTACTCCCGCCCCTGCGTGGGCTGTTCACCCCGGATCACGAACTCCCGGAAGGCGTCCACGCGTTCCGCACCATGGACGACTGCCTCGGCCTGTCCAAGGCGGTACGTCCGGGGGTGAAGGCCGTCGTCATCGGCGGCGGGCTGCTCGGTGTGTCCGCCGCCCGCGCCCTCGCCGTACGCGGGGCTCAGGTCGTTCTCGCTCAGCAGGCCGAGCGCCTGATGGAACGTCAACTCGACCCTGGTGCTTCGGCGTTGGTGCTTCGGCACCTCAACGAGCTGGGTGTCGAGGTGCACACCGAGTGCCGGGTGCGGGATGTGCGCTGCGTGGGTGGCAGGGTCCGGTCGGTCGAGCTGGCCGACCACTACGCCCTCGACGCGGACCTTGTCGTCCTGGCCTGCGGTGTCCACCCGAAGGTGGGGCTCGCGCGCGACGCGGGGCTCGCCGTACACAAGGGCATCCTCGTCGACGACGAACTGCGCACCTCCGACCCGCACATCAGGGCCCTCGGAGACTGCTCCCAGCACCAGGGAACGATCTACGGTCTGGCCACCCCCGCCCTCGAACAGGCCGATGTCCTGGCCGAGTTGATCGCGGGCGACGCGGCCGAGGCAGGGCACACGGGCGGCTTGGGTGACACCGGCGCCCGTTACACCGGCACCCGCGCCCTCACCCGTCTCACGCTCACCGACTTCACCGCCGACACCGGCAACCCCTTCGATCTCGCCGCGTTCGGCGAGCCGACCCCCCGCCCTGGCGACGACGTCATCCAGCTCGCCGACGCCACCCGGGGCACGTATCGCAAGGTCGTCGTCCGTGACGACCGGCTGGTCGGCGGGGTGCTCGTCGGCGAACTCGGCACCGTCGGCGCCCTCGCGCGCGCCTGGGAGGGAGCAGAGCCGCTCCCCTCTGACGGCGGCCCGTTGCTCCACCTGCTCACCAACGATGGAGGCTCCTAA